tcattttaactTTTTCTGttgcttttctcttttcttttcttttctttgcccttttcttttttatttttcatgttcTTTTGTTTGAAAATTACAAATATTTATTTGGAATTTTATACGTTTGCAAAATTTGCTttcattttcaaaaaaattcaggaattttagaaaatgttgtcgttttcaaattttgttcaaaatttcaaaaaatgtttgtgttacAGAAAGTCTTTCTGGAATTTTGgaaaaaattgttcataatttcaaataatattcgtgtttcaaaaaatgttcagtaaTTTCATAAGAATGTTCTCGTTTTTAAATTTTGTATGTTtacattttcaaaaaatattcaggaATTGTAAAAACTGTTCTCCTTTTCAAAATCTGTTCAGAATGTCATTCAAAAAATGTACAGGAATTTTAAAGTATGTTTTCAGTTCCAAAACTTGTTCACAATTTCAGAAAAATATTCGTGTTTTGAAACATGTTCAGGAATTTCAGCaaatgtttttcttgttttaaaaaAATTACAATGTCAGAAAAATTTCAATTTTCCCATTTTTTTACGTTTTAGAAAACTGTTAGGTTttgcaaaaaatgttcgtgttttttcTAAATTCGGATTACATAAATTGTTCACATTTAAAAAAAAAGCTTGGAATATTTTTTTACGGCATTTCAAATTGTTTGAAATTTTCAAGAAATGTTTCTAAAATGTGTTTTCAAAAATCTCAACCCTGCTGTGTGTTGTTATAGAGTTTCACACCTTAATGTTCATCAACAGCTTTGTGGTGGAGTGGCTAACTGGTCGCGGTCTGCAGTCTGGTGTGAGCGAGATTGTGTGATCATATCCTAGCGTCGCCTACTTGTTTTTCGTGGGTTTTTACGTCGCGACACAGGGAATACAAGCGGCTTTCGCGTCGGTGGGCCGGCTCAGTCATGTGTCGCCCGTGTGCGTCGAGCTCCTGTTTGACGCAGAATACATCATATAGGAGGCCCCGTTTGCCGCAAGCATGCAGCAAATGGGTTTTCATTGGGATCTGTTGTCGTCGTACAGGATCATCCCCGAAACAACACTCGTTGGGCACCCAGCAAACTTGGCCCACGGGGCAGCGCCAACGCGAGACAACGTCCCCAAACTTGCCgcaaaaccgcatctcgaaactcAATTCAGCGTTGTGTTAAAGCAGATGCAGCTGGGTAGTGACTGCAGTCCTTCGTTAGCAGCATCAGGTTCTGCTATTCAATTcggtgcccgggctcatctgcacccggtgaaAGAGTAAATtcgaaagaaataaaaaaaataaaaaaattaggaGGAAGATGTTCCAATAATGTTTGTGCCAAATTTCAGCTTGTTCGGACATCTGAGGAGCTCATGGCAAAATAGACAAAATCGGTCAAAACAGTACGTGAACAATACTTTTTTACAACCCCAATATTTGTTTTTTTATTGAGAGCTACTGAAATGACGTCACACACATGAGCATCTAGCATCACAAAAAAGTTggatgttttgattttttttttactattttaAACGAATTTACTCTTCACCTTGGGTGCAGATGCACGCGAGAGCCAAAACGCCGCGTCCCATCAGGTATCCCTAAAAGAAAAGGTTTCAGCATCACGTAGGAGGTGACTTTACCCAAGCAACGAACCGAACCATGGTTACTTCCAACTTATGGACTCGTCTAATATTCAAGTGCTCGGACCTCTGCACAAACTAATTCAGGCAAAACTGTTAAAAAAGAACTACTACACCTAATTCAGTAGAATATCGTCCTCTTGGCTTTTTGCAGgttcagaaagagagagagagagagagagagagagagagagagagagagagagagagagagagagagagagagagagagagagagagagacagagagagacgaGGACTGTGCACAGCAGGGACGGATGGCCGCCGCCGACCAGTGTGGCACCACCTGCCAATAAAACAAACTCCGGAACGTGCCAATGTTTTTTACTCGTCTATCTAATCCCTCGAAAAACACCATCCAGTCGTGTTAACACAGACGCACAGTGAAACAGTCACACGGATGAGATGGAACTGCACCTCTGGCCTCAACACATGCATCCATGTCTGAATGTATGCACCAGCCGGTGGAACCGGATCTGGATGACCCGGGCCACTGTGCGCACAGTCGAAAAACTTATGGCCGGCATGGGGACGAAGATCGATCGGAATCTTCGATCTACGGCAGCTTTTCATCTCTGCATTACAACACCACGGCGATCGTCTGCTGTCAGGTAGAGACGGCGAGGCGGGGATGCGTGCTGTCGGTCGCACAGATCATCGGTCCGATCTCTTTCTTACTGGCGCACAGGAGCCAGCCAGGCCGGCTTTGCATAACTGCCACTGGGGGAGGCCTGACTGTGCGAGTTGAATGCTCGCTTCAGGCTTTACGTCTGGTAGCTAGATCGGCCGCTTGTGATTTAACCTGTCCCAGTAAAAAGCTCTGCATTCGCGGCTTTGTAGCCAAGTTTACTGACGACTTGGCATGCATAGATGCTCGTGATGATTCAGCAATTCATTCAAAGATAGATAGAGTGGTGCAGAAAATGACTTGTCATATTCAGACGTTGAGAAATTCAGGAAATTGGCGCACAGTGCAACCTGCTAAACACCTTCTTTCTTTGTTTTGAAGCAGTGCCTACTTGAATTTATTCATGTGTTAGTGATTGTGACTGATTTATTCCTTTATTCTCATATACGAAGATCAAGACGCCTACTACATACGCTACAGTAGTACGACCGAAGGGTCGATTGGTCGTATATTCCCTTCCTCCAATGAATGGTCTGTTTTGTGTTTTTCTTCCTCGGACACTGGTCAGAAAACGCACGTCTTTTCTCTTCCATAGCCTGAAGAAAAATGAGAGGTTTCTCTCGTGGCCGGCCGCACGATCGTAAGGCGTCAAGCAGGAGTAGAATTCAGGACAAGATAACGCACGACGAATTGCATGAATTCATGGTCGATCGGCGACTGCACTGCGCGCATGATTTGCCGTGCATGCATGGTACATGGCGGGGCGCTCATTGAAATTTCCTTCTACCCCACGCCACCACACCCCACCGCGCCATGAATTTCACATGTGCCCCTGTAACGAGTACATCCTATAGCTACTGGCACAGCAGTACCACCTCATATGGATGGCGCCATGAATGAGTGAATGGGAGCCGACCGGGCGGTAGCTGCCTACGCACGTACTACACGGCGGACGGTGTAGCTTTGCCGACTATGGTATATTTAGGCGGGAACGCGTAGCTCTTTTCAGCTACGGGTTCCTTGAGCGACAGCGAGCGTCGACGGCCGTTGAGCCGTAATAGTGGCCAGCGGCACAGTACATGCTATCACGACGGAATTATAACCATATCaagcttttcttttcttttctggtgGGAGTTACCGGTTGGTTGGCATTCATGGCGAGGGAGGCCTATTGATTAACCTCTGCCAGCCGGCCGGCCTCTCCGACGCTAGCTTGCTTGCAGGTAGGACGACTGGCGGTTAGTCAGGGGCCCGGCCAGGCGCGCCCAAGCTAGGATGAAAAATGGATGCAATGTACTCCCATGGCGTTTCGAGTTCTACTTCTCCTACAGTGGTGTGGTGTGGAGTCCATGGACGGACGCGCGCgacgacttgtgacttgtgatgcgAGTCGCTTCCGCTTTGTGGTTCTGTATCGAAGAAAGTGGCAGAGGCTACATTGGCAAGAAAGCCATCATGGACTGAGCAGCTCTGCAGCTGGTGGTAGAGGTAGACATTCTCGAGTTAATTTTCACTGCTACGTTACTATCTGTAGTGTACTAGTAGTGTGGTCACGACTGAGAAGAAGATCCTTCATTTCAATTTTTGATCGATGTGGTACTGTTAGTCTGGTGATTTTCCTCATCTTGGGATTAAATGACCATTAACTCCGGTTTTAATTACGGAGTAGTGGGAGTACAAGTCGATCGTTTTCTCGCCGGCAGTACTGAGATCAAGCTGTCCGTGCTCCATGTCCTGGTTTATGGTTTATTAGTAACACTGGAGCACGCATAGATCGTTGGCCGGGCAAACTATCTAGAGCCCGATCGAGTCTCCCCAAACAGAATCCAATGTCACTCTCATGGACATAATCTCTTCTCATCCACGGAACGTAGGTGCAAATGTTCTAGGGTGAACACATCTCTCCCTCGACGTTGCGGCGTCCTTCGAGCCAGAACGAGGGGATAGGATCCCTCTTCGgcaagggagaagaagggcaactCCTTCTTCATGCGGCCCTTCATCTCCTCTAGTTTAGGTGCCTGAAGTTTGGGTTGTGTTGTAAGATGTGTTTCTAGGGTTCTTATATCTTTCAATATGTtgatgtttttttttctctttgtaAGTGGAGTTGGGCGTTGTGCTTGTTTTTTGTAATCCTGGTCAGTTGAtgactttgttaattcaaagtcaggCTCGTATTGAGCCTCATTTCTTAAAAAAAAAGGGTGCAAATGTTTTTCAAACTAGACACGTGGCAAGTCGCAAAACTCTTGAAGTAGCTAGAGAAATAAGAGAAGAAAAACGACAAGCGGGCATGCAGGCCTCACTAAGGTGCGTCGCCCGAATTTCTGAAAGGCTATGCGGATGAGGCCTTCTCTTCGGGGAGAGCTCCATTCTGCCGTTGTGCCTGCTCGATCTCAAACCGATCAGATGAGCATGAGCCGCTCGGTTCGTAGCCTCGCAATAATAGGCGGCGTCAGGGCCGGCACGTGATTCGAGGCAGGTGCCGACGCTCGAGAGTGAGAGCCAAGTGGCCGGCGTTGCACGCCAAGGTGCCCCATTTAGCGCCCAACCATAGTGTGTCTCCCGGTCCATGCACCGACCCGCTTTCGACTCCTCATCGGAATCTATCATGTTTGCTTCAAAGTAAGCAAAAACAAGAACGTCAAGAAATTTCACTATGGCATTTGAATTATAGTGTTGTGCACAGTGTCTGCCATGGATGTCGTCGGCAGGAGCGGAGGTACCTGGGTGGCGGGCGGATCTGATAGAGTGCGGTGGTTGCGTAGGCCAAGATGGGCAGAGAAGGGCGGGATTTGTGAAAATACTGGGGCTTCGGGTGGGCTTTTGGGGTGGGTCTGGAGAGTTGAAGTCCGTCGTGGTGGATGTCCGGACTCCCCGGAGCTCCCCCGATTTAGGGTCGGTCTATGGGATTCCGGACATCCGGACCGGTCAGTCCTGATTTGATGATCTGTTTTGAATGGTTAAAAGTGTCCAGAGACGACGTAATCCAGACATTTGCAGGTGTTTTGGTGATGCGCGTTGGAGATACCCTAACATGGGTTTAATTGGGGAGCACTCATACTTAGTAGTACACGTCATTTTCTTGCCGGCAGTACTGAGATTAAGCTGTTCGTGCTACATATGTCCCCGTTTAGAAGTAATAACAAGTGCACTGGAGCGCACATAAATCGTCATCAGACAATTAAACTAGCAAGAGCTCGATCGAGTTTCTCCAAACAGAATCCGATGTCATTCTCATCACATGAACATCCTCTTATGATCCGTGCATGGGTGCAAATGTTTTTCTAGCTAGACTAAGATCCTCATGAATCATGAGCTAGAGAaacgagaaaagaaaagaaaaacaagcgGGCACTGAGGTTGGCACCCCGGGCCTGCGCCGTCTGAATTTTCTGAAAGACTGCGACGAGGAGGCCTTCCATTCCGGCGCCGTGCCGGCTCTCAGGTCGATCAGATGAGCCGATCTGTCTGCAGCCTCCGGGCAATAATAGGCAGCTAGCGCCCCCATCGCGCGCAGGGCCGGCACGTGATCCGAGGCAGGAGCCGACGGCGGAGAGCGAGTGCCGAGTGGCCGGCGTCGCACGCCAAGGCGCCGCATTTAGCGCCCCCAACCACCGTGCCATCCATCGACCCGCTTTCGCCTCATTTAACGCGATCCGTTTCGGGTGGTCCTAGTTAGCCAGCCAAGCTAGCTGTCTCCCGCCCGCTAACCCACTAACCCACTGCCGTCCGGCCTCCTTAACTCGGCGCTCTGAGTGAGTGAGGTTGCGAGACAGCTAGTGAGAGTTCAGTCTGGCCTCTGGCCGCTATAAGAGGAGGCATAGGGCGCTCGCCACCTTTCGTGTCCACGACGTGCGCGCCTTGCCAAGTCGCAGCCACCCACTGGAGCTCGCCAGTCCCATAGCTACTCGCGCGACACGAGTCGTCGTGCCCAAGTCCTCTCTGGCCACTTAGCTATGGACGCTTGCTCTCCGGTCCTCCTCGTCGTCGGGGCGCTGCTCCTACTCCTCCTCGGGGCCTCGGCGCCGACGGCGTCCGCGGCGCGCGCCTTCTTCGTCTTCGGCGACTCCCTCGTCGACAACGGCAACAACAACTACCTCATGACCACGGCGCGCGCCGACGCGCCGCCCTACGGCATCGACTTCCCCACGCACATGCCCACGGGGAGGTTCTCCAACGGCCTCAACATACCCGACATCATCAGTACGTCTCCAGCGCGCCTCCTCTGATCTAGCTCAGCTAATCACAgcatgcctctctctctctctttcgttaGTCTGTCGAGAGATCGAGCAGTTCTTGACATTGCACGCATGTTTGATCAGGCGAGTACCTCGGGGCAGAGCCCGCGCTGCCGTACCTGAGCCCCTACATGCGAGGCGAGAACCTGCTCGTCGGCGCCAACTTCGCGTCCGCCGGCGTCGGCATCCTCAACGACACCGGCGTGCAATTCGTAAGCTCCACGCGCACGCACGCTTGAATCATGTAGTACGTATCTATATGAAATGCAACGGGGAGATGACAATGCTGTGCGTGTGGGTGCAGGTGAACATCATCAGGATCGCACAGCAGCTGCAGAACTTCCAGGACTACCAGCGGAGGCTGGCGGCGTACATCGGCGAGGACGCGGCGAGGGAGCGCGTGAGCCAGTCGCTGGTGCTCATCACGCTCGGCGGCAACGACTTCGTCAACAACTACTACCTGGTGCCCTTCTCCGCCAGGTCCCAGCAGTTCGAGATCCACGACTACGTCCCCTTCATCATCTCCGAGTACAAGAAAGTCCTCGCGGTAATTTATCTTTACTTACTTGCCACTAATTAATTCCCAAAAATACATAATTTCTGCTCCAAAGCATACTTGCATTTGTAAAAAAAAAGTGCACTCCATCCAAAATGCCAAGATATACTAAAACATGCTTCAGCATAATCCAACAAACATGATTAATTAGTTTTACAAAAAACATGATTAGCATTGAAGTAGAAAATTTGTCAGGACGTTTTTTGTCTTCTATTTTGTCAGTATGGTCTACAAGAGTGGTTGGCCTAAAATTCCCAAAATTAGACAGGGAAACGAAATGCTTGCTGCATGCCGCACGCTGTCTAGAACAGTAGTGGAAAGAGATGAGTCTGTAGGCTGCCCGCCTGCCTGCCTGATATGATGGTGAGAGAGATGGGCGGTAGCACCGGTGAACATTTGTTTGAAGTGGAGTCATTTTTGGGTAGTACGTTCAGCAAGCAACAAACTGACACGGCCTGTAGTGTTCTGCACGCCGAATTCAGAAAGCACACTGTTTCTGGCAAGAGTTGGACCATGAAGCGAGAAACGATTTTATTCATGGTTGATAGCTAGTTTCAGTAACTGTCTGAGACATCTTCACTGCGGAGGCTGAATCCAAACACAGTATCAAATTTACTAGCTCGCACTTAAGCCCACAAGTGCTGTTGGTAAGATCACTCGCATCCATAGTGCATTCTCAGTTCGAGATGAGTTTTCAGTCAGTAGTGGTACTCCTATTTCATAATCCAGCTAGAGATCAGGCATCATCAACTTAAAGAGCTCAAAACAGCAATAGGAAATGTTCTACCCATAGTATTTCCAAAGTAGTAGTACCGCAATATTTACATTACGTGGAGCCACAGAGAGTACTCCTACATTGAAAGGAAATGAAGACCGATTCAGGGCAGTACCACAACTCTTTGCATCGGTGCAGATCTGAAATCCTTGGCATTTATGATTCATCATACTAGGCTCCAGTGACGATAGGCCTAAACATTTGGCACTGCCCTGCCGAGTTTCCCAACCGAGAAAACTCAGTTCTTACcgtagggagggagggagggctggAGTAGTGTTGTCTGTCTCGGCATCCATGGATCGTCTGGATGCAATGCATGCATGTTGGATGTTGCCACCAACCACTCTGCCCATGCAATCAATATAGGCCAACCAGTGGACAGCAGTCGAGTACACGGTACACACGCGCGCACCACGCCATACGCATCTGTCATGCGTCTCTCTCCGCAGTAAAAGAGCAGCAGGCTCGCGTTTTAGTACTGTTTTTTTACTGTTGTAGTACCACCCATCGAGAGGTTGTCACGATGCATTCACTCCTCCCACATGCAACAACTGTGGCGCTCGatcgtgcatgcatgcaccttcGTCTTCGTGTGTGGTACTCCTACTATCCATGCATGCATGCTTCGTTTCAGCTACGTGTAGGGCGTGGGTAGAGGCTTGGGTCGGGGGGGTGGCATGCATGCAATGCAAGATGCAACGGCGCGAGCTGCTTGGTCTTGTCTAAGTTGTCTTACACCGAAAGTAAGAGTCCCTGTTTGTTTCCAAGGACTTATtagtttagggacttaaaaaagtccctataagtcccatctaaaccaaacaggagggacttatagggacttaaaatgggcatttgggacttatgaaataagactctcaaggagagttttatagggacttatagttgtaatatggtcttacaGGGACTTATAAGTTTCAGGAatcaaacaggtagggactttttagggacttgagacttataagttgggactaaaaaaagtcctaggacttatgaaccaaacagggcctaactGACCGTGTGGATGTGGAAATGGAATGGAGTGCAGCGGCTGTACGAGCTGGGCGCCCGTCGCGTGATCGTGACGGGGACGGGGATGATCGGGTGCGTGCCGGCGGAGCTGGCCCTCCACAGCCTCGACGGGTCCTGCGCGCCGGACCTCACGCGGGCCGCCGACCTCTTCAACCCGCAGCTGGAGCGGATGCTGACGGAGCTCAACGGCGAGGTCGGCCACGACGACGTCTTCATCGCCGCCAACACCAACAGGGTCAGCTTCGACTTCATGTTCAACCCGCAGCAGTACGGTATGGTCTCGTCTCGATCAAACAAAATTCGATCATGCTGGCATGCAGATCTGTGAAAGAAAGAGAATTAATATGAGCGCTGGCATGCAGGGTTCGCGACGGCCAAGATCGCGTGCTGCGGGCAGGGCCCGTACAACGGGATCGGGCTGTGCACGCCGGCGTCCAACGTGTGCGCCAACCGGGACGTGTACGCCTACTGGGACGCCTTCCACCCCACGGAGCGGGCCAACCGTATCATCGTCGCCAACTTCATGCACGGCACCACCGACCACATCAGCCCCATGAACCTCAGCACCATCCTCGCCATGGACAACACCAGGAACTAGTCTTCCTCTGCTTGCTACTAGGACTAGTCCATGGATCTGTGCCGCCAACCTACATATATAGCTACATATATATGATGCTTAATTTGTTATTGGTCTCTCCCTATGTACCTGGACTGGAGCGGGTGGTCAAGAGTTTTTGATAGGTCCGTCCTTGGTTTAGCTGAGACTTGAGAGTAATTTGGGTGTTTATTTTCTGTTTGCTGCTCCAGATTGTTTAGCAGAGCTAGTGGCTAGGAACTTGTAAGACAGTGGTTTATGCTGGAATGATTGATCCAAGAATTCGTTGTAGCTTGTGAACCTTTTGTTTTGTCAGTAGCTTGTGAATTTGGGTGCTACACTCCTAGTATGGGGTAACTTGTGTTTTACTGCCAATATTTTGCTGGATTGTTCATCGAGTTTAACCAGGCTCACTGGTAAAACCACTGAACATAATTACTCCATTGTAGATCTGAACCCTCGACATGGGGACCGAATAAACAGGGGAGGGCAGAGGATAAATGATTCAGAATTCAGAGCAGTGCGCACTTCACCAGAAATAAAATTCAGGGCCTGAAATTCTCACCTGATCATTCCTTGCCTTCCCAGTTCCAGTCACCAATCAGACGAGGAGGTGCTTGTTTTTTATGTCCGATTTCCGGTCATATTACTCAGAAGCTGCACACCCGGCATGCACAGTGGCGCCTGCACTTGCACTTCAGAACTGTGACCATGATTGTACTTCAGAACTGTGATTTTGATTCACATGCCGTAGGTGTGTTGTTTTCTTGTTCAAGCAGGAGAAATGCACAGCTGGGGTATTGGTTCCGAATGGGATCAGCAAAAACTGCATATCAGGCAATGTAAAGGAAAATGGATTCACAAACTTAAAATTCAGATTCATACATATCACCCTTTCGGCGTTAGACTCCTAGTAGGAGGTTACTTGTGTTTTACTGCGAATATTTTGCTAGGTCGTTCATCGAGTTTAACCAAAGAAGTTTCACCGTAGTCACTGGTAAAATCACTAAACATAAATACTCCAGTGTAGATCTGAACTGCCGAAATGGGGAACGAATAAACAGAGGAGGGCAGAGGATACAGGATTCAGAATTCAGAGCAGTGCGCTTCACCGGAAAAATATTCAGGGCCTGAAATTCTCACCTATCATTCCCATGCCTTCCCAGTTCCACCAATAAGATGATGAGGTGCTTGTTTTTATGCCCAATTTCCAGTCTTATTGCTCAGAAGTGGCAGAGCAGCACACCTGGTATGCGCAGTGGCGCCTGCACTTCAGAACCATGACTTTGATTGAACGGCCTGCATCTCAGAACTGTTGTTTTGATTTCCATGCCGTAGGTGTGATTTCATGGTGACTTGATTGTTTCCATGCCATAGGTGTGTTGTTTTATTGTTCAAGCAAGAGAAATGCACAGTTGGGAGGTTTGAAGCATTGGTTCAGTTTGGGATCAGCCAAACTGCATATTCGGTAATGCAGAGGAAAATTAATTATTTAAAAATTCAGATAATTCATACAGATCACCGTTCATTGCTACAATTATAGTCAGCGAGTTGCTACTAGGTTTCCCATGAGCCCTCCACCAAGTTCGTAGTGCTTGGCTGAGGAAAACCCTGCTTCTGTGGCTAACTTCTCCAACTCCTCTCCTGGACAACAGATAAACAAAGACAAGCTTGATGTAAATAAAGGAAGGTGATAAAATCGTGAAAGTAGTACATAGTCATTGGTGAAATGGTACATAGTCTACTAAATTATCGGACAGGTCGTGACGTATTTTACATCTTTTCTATCTTTAATATAATACATGCAATTCTCCTGCATGGTTCGAAAAAAAGAAATGGCACATACCACTCCATCGTTTGGACCAAAAGAATTCACTATTATCTTAAAAAAAGCAGATGATATGTAGTACATCTATATAATGTCATGGCTTTGCACATGAAGGAAATAGATGGTATCCTAATGTACTCCATCAGGACAAGTTGAGATGTCTGTTGATGTACTTGTGCTATCAGAGTAGCAAGTTTTGAGATACACCACTcttgttttattcttttttctaGGTGCACTCTAGTTTAGTTCTTAGACACGCATTATGTATCACATGATGACGTGATATATTTTCTGTGTCATGGAAGTTTTCACAGGAACGAAACATTATGTTCAAACCTGTAAGATACTGTGATATCGAACTTTTCAAGTACTTGTACTCTTCAGTAAGTCCATAGCTACTAGCCAGAGGAACGACCACATTATCGATCGCCCAACTCTGTCCAAGAAAAAAAAATAGTTAGTGAGAATTGTTAGGATCAGTTCCAAAGTCTTATATGGGGCATGAAGCCAACATATGATTCTGCTACAATGTCATGGTGGAAAAGTGGATGATTGGTCTTTGTCAGAAAAGTTTAACAGGCCAATTCATCTGTATCATGTATCCAAGATGGGCTGAAATTTTACCTGTAACGATGCCGTGaaaaatgatgaactcttgttaaaaTCTAGAACAGATGCTCGTGATCCTGTAGTCCAGTAAAACCAAATCATGAGAATTCATGCTGAACTGGACCAAAACTTGAACCGTACACCCAACCTGGTTTTAGGACTCTAAGAATCTCTTGCATTGCTTTGGGTTTGTCAACCACATTGCGCAATCCATAACCAACCGTAACAGCATCAAAGTAATGGTCCGTGAAAGGTAAATCAAGTGCATCGCCCTCGATCCATCTGCGACAAAGCATGTCTTAGCCAAGCACATAAGCAGTTAGCCTGATCAAAAGACAAGCACATTCTGCATATCCTCACAAAGCTGCACATAGCAGGAATTTCAGAATTCCCAAGCTCTCACATTGGGGGTGCTCACTTGATGTTCTTGTAGCAAGCCTTCCAGCGTTGGTCCTGCCGGCTAGCAGCGGTTTGCAGCTGCTGCCCTGAGAAATCGACACCCACCACCTGTGACATTTGAGAGGCTGGACCATAAGATTGCCATCCCCAAAAAGATTGCTTGGATATTCTGAACCCTGAAGCCAGCCCGACATTTCAGCAGAGTACCAACCTCTCCGTCTAGGCCGACCTTCTGGGACAGAAGGAACGCCAAATCGCCGCTCCCGCAGCAGAGATCAAGAACCCGATCCCCTCTCTTCGCCCTGATGTTCAGAAAACAAAAAGTTCCCATCAACCAGTTGTCTTCTGAATTCACATTACCGCGACTAGCACCAGGGATGTACATTGACCAAGAGACGCAGATGCGCTTCCACGTCCGGTGCTGCCCCAGGCTAAGCACGTCGTTGAGCTGCAAGGGACACGGCACCGCAGCGCTGTCGTCAGCACAGTACGTATTTGCCAATGCAGCGGAAAGAGGGAGGGGAGTGGGAGGTACGGACATGGTCGTAGACGGGGGCGATGCGGCTGAAGAGGGCCTGCCGCTCGTCGGCCGCGGAGGAGCAGCGCACGGCGACGGAGCCGCGGCGGCGTCGTCTTCGGTCGCCGGCGTGTCCAGACGCCGCCGTCGGCCCGGCGGTCACGGGAATCGCCGCGGCTAAGGTGCCCATCGGTGTCCGTTTGCTCGCCCCCGCCACATGATTAGGATAGGTTAGTATGACTAGGTTTGACTGGTGACCATTGACTCTTTTGCCCCTGCCGCTCAAGCTCAACGATTTGGGAGccctccactctcgccgccgccgccggccgccgccgctgagGTCTGCATCCGGGGGAGAGCGAGGGTCTAGCGATGGATGTGGGGTCGTGCCACCTCGGCGGCAACGCCGACGCGGTGGAGTTCTGCCCGCACCGCCCCTTCCGCCACATCCTGGCGGCCGCCACGTACACGCTGCAGGagcaggcgggggaggaggagcagcagcagcagcaggaccgCGCGGGAACCGTGTCGCTCTTCTCCGTCGACGCCGGCGCGGAGGACGAGTCCCGACGGCTCCGGCTGCTCCACACGGTGGAGACCGCCGGCGTCTTCGACATGAAGTGGAGCCCCACGGCGCCGCTGCTCGCGCAGGCCGACGCCCACGGCCGCCTCGTGCTCCGGCGCCTCGAGCATGAAGACGGCTCGGACGAAGGTGCTGCTTGCTACTGCTTTTACTATCCGAGTAAATTTCGAAACAAAACTGTTATGTAAAAACTAGCGCATGACCAGGTTTTGTTTACCAATGTTCATACTAAAGGCGTAGTTTAATCTGGATTCAGAACAAGCTGTTTGTAGGCTGCGATATTCTGGGAAGATTGCCATTACTTTGTTGACAACTAGGGTAATTGCTGCTGATTGATGATCAAAGTAAAGTTGGGTTGCTCT
This region of Triticum aestivum cultivar Chinese Spring chromosome 2D, IWGSC CS RefSeq v2.1, whole genome shotgun sequence genomic DNA includes:
- the LOC123053859 gene encoding 2-phytyl-1,4-beta-naphthoquinone methyltransferase, chloroplastic isoform X2, whose translation is MGTLAAAIPVTAGPTAASGHAGDRRRRRRGSVAVRCSSAADERQALFSRIAPVYDHLNDVLSLGQHRTWKRICVSWSMAKRGDRVLDLCCGSGDLAFLLSQKVGLDGEVVGVDFSGQQLQTAASRQDQRWKACYKNIKWIEGDALDLPFTDHYFDAVTVGYGLRNVVDKPKAMQEILRVLKPGSRASVLDFNKSSSFFTASLQSWAIDNVVVPLASSYGLTEEYKYLKSSISQYLTGEELEKLATEAGFSSAKHYELGGGLMGNLVATR
- the LOC123053859 gene encoding 2-phytyl-1,4-beta-naphthoquinone methyltransferase, chloroplastic isoform X1 — encoded protein: MSVPPTPLPLSAALANTYCADDSAAVPCPLQLNDVLSLGQHRTWKRICVSWSMYIPGASRGNVNSEDNWLMGTFCFLNIRAKRGDRVLDLCCGSGDLAFLLSQKVGLDGEVVGVDFSGQQLQTAASRQDQRWKACYKNIKWIEGDALDLPFTDHYFDAVTVGYGLRNVVDKPKAMQEILRVLKPGSRASVLDFNKSSSFFTASLQSWAIDNVVVPLASSYGLTEEYKYLKSSISQYLTGEELEKLATEAGFSSAKHYELGGGLMGNLVATR
- the LOC123053857 gene encoding GDSL esterase/lipase LTL1; this encodes MDACSPVLLVVGALLLLLLGASAPTASAARAFFVFGDSLVDNGNNNYLMTTARADAPPYGIDFPTHMPTGRFSNGLNIPDIISEYLGAEPALPYLSPYMRGENLLVGANFASAGVGILNDTGVQFVNIIRIAQQLQNFQDYQRRLAAYIGEDAARERVSQSLVLITLGGNDFVNNYYLVPFSARSQQFEIHDYVPFIISEYKKVLARLYELGARRVIVTGTGMIGCVPAELALHSLDGSCAPDLTRAADLFNPQLERMLTELNGEVGHDDVFIAANTNRVSFDFMFNPQQYGFATAKIACCGQGPYNGIGLCTPASNVCANRDVYAYWDAFHPTERANRIIVANFMHGTTDHISPMNLSTILAMDNTRN